The DNA region GACCTCGAGTTCCATCCCCACAACGACCTCTGGATGATCGTCCCCAACTGCCTGGCCGCCATCCGCGAGGGCTGCGGCGCCATCAACGGCACCTGCCTCGGCAAGGGCGAGCGCAGCGGCAATGCGCCGCTCGAGGCCGTCGTCATGCACCTCGCCGGCATGGGTTACTTCAGGGGGGAGGCGCCCGACTTCACCGCGCTCAATGCCCTCGCCGAGCTCTACGCAAAGATGGGTGAGCCCCTGCCCGCCAAGTACCCGCTCTACGGCAGGGACGCCCACCGCACCCGCGCGGGCATCCACGCCGACGGTCTCAACAAGTTCTGGCAGATGTACGCGCCCTTCAACGTCCCCGAGCTCCTCGGCCGGCCGCTCGAGGTCTCCCTCACCAAGGACTCGGGGCTGGCGGGGCTGGTCTTTCTCGTCCGCCAGCACCTCGGACTCGAGCTCGCCAAGGACGATCCCCGGCTGAAGCGGGTCCAGGCCTGGGCCGACGCGCAGTTCGACGAGGGGCGGGTGACGGGCATCGACTGGGAAGAGCTCGAGGCGGTGGTCGGAGAGCATCTCGGCGAGGCCGCGCCGGCGGGCTGAGGCGCGCGTTCTCCAAAACGAGTACAACGCCGACCAGAACCCTATGAACGCGCGGTAAGTGCAGCCCTACACGCAGAAAGGGTCCGGCAAGCTGCGCTACCATGGAGATATGGTCACAACCTTGAACAGCCTGGAAAAGGAGCTCTGGTTCGAGCTCGGTGAGGATCAAAAGGCCATCATCGGCCCACTTCGCGAGTTTCTGCGGGCGGAGGTCGCCCCCGGCGCGAGCGAGCGCGACAAGAGCGGCGCCTTTCCCTTCGACCTCGTCGCGCAACTCGGCGATATGGGCGTGATGGGCATGCAGGTGCCCGAGGAATACGGCGGCGCCGCCTTGGACACCGCCACCACGGCCCGCATCGTCGAGGAGATCGCCGCCGTGGACGGCTCCTTGTGTCTCACCGTCGCCTCGCACAACTCGCTCTGCAGCGGCCATATCATGGTCGCCGGGTCACAGGAGCAGCACGCGGCCTACCTGCCCGACTTAGCGAGCGCCAAGAAGCTGGGCGCCTGGGGCCTGACCGAGCCGGGTTCCGGTTCCGACGCCGCCGCCTTGAAGACCCGCGCCGAGGACATGGGCGACCACTTCGTCATCAGTGGCTCAAAGGTCTTTATCACCCAGGGCACGGTAGGCGGCACCTACGTGATCGTCGCGCGCACCGACGCGGCGCCCGCCTCCCGCTCTCCCACCGACGGCATCAGCGCCTTCGTGGTGGACGGCGGCGTCCCCGGCCTGCTGCGCGGCAAGCCCGAGGAGAAGCTCGGCCTGCACGCCTCGGACACCACCCCACTCACCTTTGAGAACATGGCGGTGCCCGCCGAGAACCTCCTGGGCGAGCGCGGCAAGGGCTTTAGGGACGTGCTGGAGGTCCTGAGCGGCGGCCGCATCGGCATCGCCGCGATGGGCGTGGGCTTGGGCCGCGGCGCCCTGGAGATCGCCGCCAAGTACGCTTTGGAGCGCGAGCAGTTCGGCAAGCCCATCGCCAGCAACCAGGGCATAAGCTTCAAGATTGCCGAGATGGCGACCGAGCTCGAGGCCGCCCGCCTCCTCTACCTTAAAGCCGCCGCCCTCAAGGACGCGGGCCGGGACTACGCTATGGCCGCCTCGCAAGCCAAACTCAAGGGCAGCGTTGCCGGGGTGAGGGCCTGCGACCACGCCATTCAGATTCTAGGCGGCTACGGCTACATCAGGGAGTACGGGGTCGAGAGAATGTGGCGCGACGCTCGCCTCACCCGCATCGGCGAAGGCACCGACGAGGTCCAGCACATGATCATCGCGCGGGAGTATTTGAGGCAGTTTCGGGCTTAAAGGGGAACGGAGGCCTCAAGGACAACGAGGTCGGCGGCTGGGCGGGCGTCCAAGACCTCGTCCGGCAGTGCCTCGAGCGCGTCCAAGACAGTTTTGATGCCCGCTCCAGACCTGTGCGCGTGTTCGCTTAAATGCCGCTTCCAGGCCCTGGCGCCGGGCTGACCGGCAAAGAGGCCGAGCATGTGCCGGGTGATGCTGTTAAAGCGGACGCCTTGCAGCAGGCACTGCTCGAGATAGGGCAGCATTCCCAGGACGACCTCACGCCTCGAGCGCGGCATCATGTCCTCACCAAAAATGTCGCGGTCGGCAGCCGCGAGGAGATAAGGGTTTTCGTAAGCGGCCCGACCTACCATCACTCCATCGACCTTTTCAAGCAGCGCACTCACTGTCTCGAGGCTCGTGAAACCCCCGTTAATCTCGATAAGCAGTTCGGGAAATTCTTCCTTAAGCCGGTAGACTTCTTCGTAGCGCAGGGGCGGCACGGTGCGGTTCTCCTTGGGGCTCAGGCCTTTTAACCAAGCCTTGCGGGCGTGGATGATGAAGCGCTCACAGCCCGCCTCGGC from Deinococcota bacterium includes:
- the dusA gene encoding tRNA dihydrouridine(20/20a) synthase DusA, with the protein product MNGPRRAIRRDIRGTTRLLSVAPMMDWTDRHYRFFVRQLTRRTLLYTEMVTMHAVLHGDRERLLSFSEVEKPLVLQLGGDDPAKLAECARIAESWGYDEVNLNVGCPSERVQSGNFGACLMLEPGRVAACVAAMRGAVNLPVTVKHRTGVDERDGYEDLRRFVDTVAEAGCERFIIHARKAWLKGLSPKENRTVPPLRYEEVYRLKEEFPELLIEINGGFTSLETVSALLEKVDGVMVGRAAYENPYLLAAADRDIFGEDMMPRSRREVVLGMLPYLEQCLLQGVRFNSITRHMLGLFAGQPGARAWKRHLSEHAHRSGAGIKTVLDALEALPDEVLDARPAADLVVLEASVPL
- a CDS encoding pyruvate carboxyltransferase, yielding DLEFHPHNDLWMIVPNCLAAIREGCGAINGTCLGKGERSGNAPLEAVVMHLAGMGYFRGEAPDFTALNALAELYAKMGEPLPAKYPLYGRDAHRTRAGIHADGLNKFWQMYAPFNVPELLGRPLEVSLTKDSGLAGLVFLVRQHLGLELAKDDPRLKRVQAWADAQFDEGRVTGIDWEELEAVVGEHLGEAAPAG
- a CDS encoding acyl-CoA dehydrogenase family protein produces the protein MVTTLNSLEKELWFELGEDQKAIIGPLREFLRAEVAPGASERDKSGAFPFDLVAQLGDMGVMGMQVPEEYGGAALDTATTARIVEEIAAVDGSLCLTVASHNSLCSGHIMVAGSQEQHAAYLPDLASAKKLGAWGLTEPGSGSDAAALKTRAEDMGDHFVISGSKVFITQGTVGGTYVIVARTDAAPASRSPTDGISAFVVDGGVPGLLRGKPEEKLGLHASDTTPLTFENMAVPAENLLGERGKGFRDVLEVLSGGRIGIAAMGVGLGRGALEIAAKYALEREQFGKPIASNQGISFKIAEMATELEAARLLYLKAAALKDAGRDYAMAASQAKLKGSVAGVRACDHAIQILGGYGYIREYGVERMWRDARLTRIGEGTDEVQHMIIAREYLRQFRA